The following are encoded in a window of Impatiens glandulifera chromosome 5, dImpGla2.1, whole genome shotgun sequence genomic DNA:
- the LOC124939175 gene encoding rootletin-like, translating into MEFYYNARVFRGTPHFETHIQSKVGGVIFDFTEQDFGRCFSLPKQGITDLNPPADIKAEVSLAFARSDEPVNDHDDKHVIYPESVLEFFYNAKVFRGTPHFDKHIQSKVGGIVFDFTESDFARSFDLPKQGLTDLAEISLAFAWSNQPVDDHGAKSLLKDEYQLLNDVISRGILGRDVTNTYCTAAFNMMAAITTVGLVPQLSCLLLELGVPPCPGEGLNQAQEAVEEFFQTVSLAERTITATVSGQQLELTEESVADILRLPSEGTNLPSTLEQETFEAACQVLSETKVPIGVSGKKTSLRPEYRPLCDIFTKSVQARGGNYDSLTRAKIEMLAGLIMLHHNINTGLDVLLSSSKIIRSRQFTDRKSTRKVSGSIGGRRKKGAVKKVAPVKEKSGGKKDKQPIESADPQSETPNEDDLASNSDRTNSHNTEEDQSGKGEDRISEDQSASLDNADTGADGPGEEDVHANDNTQEVAENIVSRIMEEINQHGREASEVLCQWIRHRHHLFYKDMLPGLSVGQKFERLMEMEEEVIILTKAEDAKTALDRYALIEPRARLIKLTEHIQCLREKHTPDTPNSQLQLLVLELLAVKERELSDEVARLEVVPERQETTNSLSHRDDGGQNSIDEVPASPPADQTIQMTDERTETPLTDTRAFDQPRDSEPAITEERVISIIEEFANDVVRPWKKKIKKTTVQAVKISETTRDDLGEAVKRITSAETNYGNADVLYDAHLKRTKALEDMTPKLVDDLESVSKKVDEDLERSSAQAGSILDRVISLEEKNTSLEERNTKLEADLKAVTEQVTELIKAKLATDKATEEANSLAARQLQDALDEETRKKMEAAWSDANIAKHLRNIAVTKPDIAKTMAATQAEDAKRLQAQKQLYEDYAKIHKKS; encoded by the exons ATGGAATTCTACTACAATGCCAGAGTATTCCGGGGAACACCCCATTTTgagacccacatccaatccaaaGTTGGGGGGGTAattttcgacttcaccgagcaggactttggTCGGTGTTTCAGTCTGCCCAAGCAAGGGATCACAGATCTCAATCCTCCTGCGGACATTAAGGCTGAGGTATCcctagcctttgcccggtcggatgaacCTGTCAATGATCATG atgacaaacatgtcatctaccCTGAATCAGTACTGGAATTCTTCTACAATGCCAAGgtttttcgtggaactcctcactttgacaaaCATATTCAGTCAAAAGTAGGAGGGATTGTATTCGATTTCACTGAAAGTGACTTTGCAAGAAGTTTTGACCTACCAAAGCAAGGGCTGACCGACTTagccgagatctccttagcctttgccTGGTCAAATCAACCAGttgatgaccacggtgccaagTCACTGTTGAAAgatgaataccagcttctcaacgacgTGATCAgtcgaggcatcctgggaagggatgtAACCAACACTTATTGTACCGCtgctttcaacatgatggccgcTATAACCACGG tCGGTCTCGTTCCTCAACTAAGCTGTCTGCTTCTAGAGCTTGGAGTTCCAccctgtccgggcgaagggttgaaccaggcccag GAAGCGGTGGAGGAATTTTTCCAAACCGTATCTCTCGCCGAAAGAACAATAACCGCAACTGTTAGCGGTCAGCAGCTAGAGTTGACAGAAGAGTCAGTTGCTGATATACTACGCCTGCCATCAGAAGGAACCAACCTCCCGTCGACCCTAGAACAAGAGACTTTCGAAGCGGCTTGCCAAGTTCTTTCGGAAACTAAAGTTCCTATCGGGGTCTCCGGAAAGAAAACAAGTCTTCGACCGGAGTACAGACCGCTatgtgatatcttcacaaaatcgGTCCAGGCTAGAGGGGGAAACTATGATAGTCTCACCCGGGCGAAAATCGAGATGCTTGCCGGTTTA ATTATGCTCCaccacaacatcaacaccggtcttGATGTTCTTCTTTCGTCAAGTAAAATCATAAGATCCCGCCAATTCACGGACAGGAAGAGCACAAGAAAGGTCTCCGGTTCTATAGGTGGCAGAAGGAAGAAGGGAGCCGTAAAGAAAGTAGCTCCGGTAAAAGAAAAATCCGGAGGCAAGAAAGACAAACAACCGATCGAATCTGCTGATCCGCAGTCTGAAACACCCAATGAGGACGATTTGGCCTCCAACTCTGACCGAACAAATTCCCACAATACCGAAGAAGATCAGTCTGGTAAAGGGGAAGACCGAATAAGCGAGGATCAATCGGCCAGTCTTGACAATGCTGATACCGGTGCAGACGGCCCTGGGGAAGAAGATGTTCACGCTAACGACAACACCCAGGAGGTGGCCGAGAATATTGTGAGCAGAATCATGGAAGAAATCAACCAGCATGGTCGCGAGGCGTCCGAAGTATTATGTCAATGGATCCGGCACCGACATCATCTATTTTACAAAGACATGCTACCGGGTCTATCCGTTGGCCAAAAATTCGAAAGGTTGATGGAGATGGAGGAGGAAGTCATCATCCTCACAAAGGCTGAAGATGCCAAAACCGCCTTAGACCGATACGCATTAATAGAACCTCGTGCTCGGTTAATAAAACTCACCGAACACATTCAATGCCTTAGAGAAAAACACACTCCGGACACACCGAACTCCCAACtacaactcttggtgttggagCTGCTTGCGGTCAAGGAAAGGGAGCTGAGCGATGAAGTGGCGCGGCTTGAAGTAGTGCCCGAACGACAAGAAACGACGAACTCACTGTCTCATAGGGATGATGGCGGTCAGAACTCGATCGATGAAGTGCCAGCCTCTCCTCCAGCAGATCAGACTATCCAAATGACCGACGAAAGGACAGAGACACCTCTCACCGACACACGCGCATTTGATCAACCCAGGGATTCAGAACCGGCCATTACGGAAGAGAGGGTCATATCTATCATAGAAGAATTTGCCAACGACGTGGTTCGAccttggaagaagaaaattaagaaaaccACGGTCCAAGCGGTCAAGATATCCGAGACAACAAGGGATGATCTTGGCGAGGCGGTCAAGCGGATCACATCGGCCGAAACCAACTACGGTAATGCCGATGTACTGTACGACGCTCATCTTAAGCGAACCAAGGCCTTGGAGGATATGACTCCAAAGTTGGTGGATGACCTCGAGTCGGTTAGCAAAAAG gtcgatgaggacctggAGCGGTCAAGTGCCCAAGCCGGTTCAATACTCGACCGAGTCATAAGTCTTGAAGAAAAGAATACAAGTCTTGAGGAAAGGAACACCAAGCTTGAGGCTgacctcaaggcggtcaccgaacaggtgactGAATTGATAAAGGCCAAACTTGCTACGGATAAAGCAACTGAGGAGGCGAATTCCCTCGCGGCCCGACAACTTCAAGATGCGCTGGACGAGGAGACGCGGAAAAAGATGGAGGCGGCATGGTCGGATGCGAACATAGCCAAACATCTGCGAAACATAGCGGTCACCAAACCGGACATCGCAAAAACCATGGCGGCAACACAAGCCGAAGATGCTAAGCGGCTACAAGCTCAGAAACAATTGTACGAGGATTATGCAAAGATTCACAAGAAGTCCTAG
- the LOC124939174 gene encoding uncharacterized mitochondrial protein AtMg00810-like codes for MSMMGELTLFLGLQVRQLEESIFINQTKYTKDLLKKFGMENCSATATPMSSSNKLDKDEDGQSVNITAYRGIIGSLLYLTASWLDIMFVVSVYGRFQANPKQSHYDYTGCKLDRKSTSGTFQFLGDRLISWLIKKQTSVATSIAEVEYLAVGSCCSQLLWVQQLLRDYAIEVEESPIFYNSTSAVAIC; via the exons atgagtatgatgggagagttAACTTTGttcctaggtcttcaagttcgtcaacttgaagaaaGTATATTCATCAACCAGACCAAATATACCAAGGAtctgttaaagaaatttggaatggaaaACTGCTCGGCtacagctactccaatgagctcctccaACAAGCTcgacaaggatgaagatggcCAAAGTGTCAATATCACTGCATATAGAGGAATCATTGGTTCTCTACTCTATCTTACTGCCAGCTGGCTAGATATCATGTTTGTTGTCAGCGTCtatggaagatttcaggctaatcctaaacaatctcattatg actatacAGGGTGCAAGCTTGATCGGAAAAGCACTAGTGGAACCTtccagttccttggtgatcgtctgatcTCCTGGTTAATAAAAAAGCAGACATCGGTCGCCACGTCTATAGCTGAAGTAGAGTACCTTGCTGTAGGTAGTTGTTGTTCTcagctcttgtgggttcaacaactgCTGAGGGACTACGCAATTGAGGTAGAAGAGTCACCAATTTTCTACAACAGCACCAGTGCTGTGGCAAtatgttag